One stretch of Chaetodon auriga isolate fChaAug3 chromosome 18, fChaAug3.hap1, whole genome shotgun sequence DNA includes these proteins:
- the LOC143336209 gene encoding interferon-induced protein 44-like, which translates to MGDDQSKSQPPPPPPSPFFSEPWRKINWRDNQSALQYVKEYRPQNENQQLRILLHGPPGAGKSSFINSVQSVLHGRMYTQALVAHTFHGILTKKYTTYKIQKERSDTFYPFVFNDTMGLSEDKGVHVEDVKLALKGHVMEGYRFNPQSRLSEDDRFYNKSPTANDKVHVLVCVIDANKLSMKEEVLQKIKDIRKEASDLGIPQVVIFTKPDELSPEIKESLKNVYKVKILKKKLETFSADVGIPMNCIFPVKNYHEEIDIDSDVDSLILSALRNIINFGEPQLQTKC; encoded by the exons atGGGAGACGACCAGTCCAAATCTCAgccaccccctccccctccatctccat ttttcagtgaaCCATGGAGGAAAATAAACTGGAG AGACAATCAGAGCGCTTTGCAGTATGTGAAAGAATACAGACCTCagaatgaaaaccagcagctcaGGATTCTTCTTCATGGGCCTCCTGGAGCAGGAAAGTCCAGCTTCATCAACTCCGTCCAAAGTGTCTTACATGGCAGAATGTACACACAGGCTTTGGTGGCTCACACCTTTCATGGCATTTTAACCAAAAAG tacacaACCTACAAGATCCAAAAAGAAAGGTCAGACACCTTTTATCCTTTTGTCTTCAATGACACAATGGGCCTGAGTGAAGACAAAGGTGTCCATGTGGAAGACGTCAAACTGGCTTTGAAGGGACACGTGATGGAAGGTTACAGG TTCAATCCTCAGTCGAGGTTGTCAGAGGATGATAGATTCTACAACAAATCTCCGACTGCCAACGACAAAGTGCATGTTCTGGTTTGTGTCATTGATGCGAACAAACTATCCATGAAGGAGGAAGTTCTGCAGAAGATTAAGGACATCAGGAAAGAAGCCAGTGACCTGG GGATTCCTCAAGTGGTCATTTTCACCAAACCTGATGAGCTCAGTcctgaaatcaaagaaagtttAAAGAACGTCTACAAGGTCAAGATCCTGAAGAAGAAG ttgGAGACGTTCAGTGCAGATGTGGGAATTCCTATGAACTGCATCTTCCCCGTGAAGAACTACCATGAAGAAATTGACATCGACAGTGATGTTGACTCACTGATCCTGAGCGCACTGAGAAACATCATCAACTTTGGAGAACCTCAACTTCAAACGAAGTGCTGA